One Mycolicibacterium sp. TUM20985 genomic window, TCTTCGAACAGTTCCAGGCCACGTTCAACGGCGCGGCGGGCAGCACCCTCGCGGGCGTCCTGGTGCTGCTCTGTCTGGTCCTGCTGGTCGCCGAGGCCGCAGGCCGCGGGAACGCCAGGTATGCCAGGATCGGCTCGGGCGCCCAGCGGCAGCTCTCGCCACATCGCCTGCGCGGCAGAACGATTCCGGCCATGGCCGCACTCACCGCGCTCGGCGTGCTCGCCCTTGGCGTTCCGGCGTGGACGGTGACCCGCTGGCTGTGGATCGGCGGCACGAGCGTGTGGGCCACCGACGACATCCTGCCCGCCACCGTCCAGACCGCGGGCCTGGCGGCGGTGGCCGCCGCGGCGACGACCGTGCTCGCCTTCCCCTTCGCGTGGGTCGCGGTGCGGTACCGCGGCTTCTTCGCCCGCGTCGTCGAAGGGTCCAACTTCGTCACCAGTTCGATGCCCGGCATCGTTACGGCGTTGGCCTTGATCACGGTCGCCATCGGCGTCGCTTCGCCGCTCTACCAGACGATTTCGCTGGTGCTGGCGGCGTACGTGCTGATGTTCATGCCGCGCGCCATGGTCAACCTGCGCTCGGGTCTGGCGCAGGTGCCACCCGGGATCGAGGAGGCGTCGCGATCGTTGGGCGTCTCACCCACCAGGACCCTGCTGCGCGTGACCCTGCGACTCACCGCCCCGGCCGCCGCAGCAGGTGCCTCGCTGGTGTTCGTCGCCGTCGCCACCGAGTTGACGGCGACGCTGTTGCTCGCGCCCACCGGCACCAGCACGCTGGCGATGCGC contains:
- a CDS encoding ABC transporter permease, whose translation is MITTETVPATPRPQRADRSGARPGPLLIGVVAFLVAATLVPIGYVVWSVVTVGPARVYTLVARPRVAELLLNTIGLVVVTVPLCIVLGVATAWLVERTDVPGRAIWRPLFVAPLAVPAFINSYAWVSVVPSLHGFWAGILVATMSYFPFVYVPAAATLRRLDPAIEESARALGSSATEAFRRVVLPQLRLAILGGGLLIGVHLLAEYGAFAMLRFATLTTAIFEQFQATFNGAAGSTLAGVLVLLCLVLLVAEAAGRGNARYARIGSGAQRQLSPHRLRGRTIPAMAALTALGVLALGVPAWTVTRWLWIGGTSVWATDDILPATVQTAGLAAVAAAATTVLAFPFAWVAVRYRGFFARVVEGSNFVTSSMPGIVTALALITVAIGVASPLYQTISLVLAAYVLMFMPRAMVNLRSGLAQVPPGIEEASRSLGVSPTRTLLRVTLRLTAPAAAAGASLVFVAVATELTATLLLAPTGTSTLAMRFWSLSGELDYAAAAPYAFLLVLLSVPVTLVLFRQSTRVAAL